A stretch of Fusarium poae strain DAOMC 252244 chromosome 2, whole genome shotgun sequence DNA encodes these proteins:
- a CDS encoding hypothetical protein (SECRETED:SignalP(1-20)): MRSHFIVSLLALATSSGVAAKENCKCFPGDSCWPSDAEWSRLNNTVGGRLVATLPLGSPCHDPNYNAKECKNLQNEWHYSSIHSQSSSSMMAPIFANQSCDPFQPRDKPCTLGNYVRYAVNVTSIEDVAAALEFSKEKNIRFVIRNTGHDYLGRSTGAGALSVWTHYLKSTEVIDWKDKYYKGKALKVGAGVQGFEALGAAHAKDLVVVTGECPSVGLVGGYTQGGGHSALSTNFGLAADNTLEFEVVTADGKLARANRSKNSDLYWALSGAGSGNYGVVVSATVQAHPEAKVSGASFLVTAPEGQPDLIYDAIDAFHAALPKIVDSGVMIIYFFSNSFLQIPALTAYDKTEAEVKRILQPLAESLATLGFKFEPTFTHFSSYYEHYDHYWGPLPAGNIQIGTQIFGGRLLPRDKVNDFAPTARKLAELGVIYIGVGLNVSKFGGDSGNAVLPQWRHSVAQVSLTLPWDNEAPWEEMLAAQKKMTEVIQPVIESATPGAGAYINEADFQQHNWQETFYGVNYDKLLKIKRKYDPEHLFYATVAVGSEEWSVAENGRMCRAET; this comes from the exons ATGCGCAGTCATTTCATCGTCTCGCTGCTGGCACTAGCCACCAGCTCAGGTGTCGCGGCGAAAGAGAACTGCAAATGCTTTCCTGGTGACTCTTGTTGGCCTTCTGACGCCGAATGGAGTCGTCTCAATAACACCGTCGGAGGTCGTTTGGTGGCTACTTTGCCCTTGGGAAGTCCTTGCCATGATCCCAACTACAATGCTAAGGAGTGCAAGAATTTGCAGAACGAATGGCACTACTCCTCAATTCA TTCCCAGTCGTCTTCGTCTATGATGGCACCTATCTTCGCTAACCAGTCTTGCGATCCCTTCCAACCCAGAGACAAGCCTTGTACCTTGGGCAACTACGTCCGATATGCCGTCAACGTTACATCGATTGAAGACGTTGCCGCTGCCTTGGAATTCtccaaggagaagaacatTCGATTTGTTATTCGCAATACGGGCCATGACTATCTCGGCCGTTCAACTGGTGCTGGAGCTCTTTCTGTTTGGACTCACTACCTCAAAAGCACTGAAGTCATTGATTGGAAAGACAAGTACTACAAAGGAAAGGCTCTCAAAGTCGGTGCAGGAGTGCAAGGCTTCGAGGCTTTGGGTGCTGCACACGCAAAAGACCTTGTGGTTGTGACTGGGGAATGTCCCTCTGTAGGTCTTGTCGGAGGGTATACGCAAGGTGGTGGCCACTCCGCCTTGAGCACCAATTTCGGCCTGGCGGCAGATAATACCCTCGAGTTCGAAGTTGTTACTGCAGACGGGAAGTTGGCCAGGGCAAACAGAAGCAAGAACAGTGATCTTTACTGGGCTTTAAGCGGTGCGGGCTCTGGGAACTACGGAGTAGTGGTCTCAGCTACAGTGCAAGCTCACCCAGAAGCCAAGGTCAGCGGCGCCAGTTTTCTCGTTACAGCACCTGAAGGTCAACCAGACTTGATCTACGACGCCATTGACGCTTTCCACGCCGCTCTTCCGAAGATTGTTGACTCGGGTGTCATGATTATCTACTTCTTCTCTAACTCGTTTCTTCAAATTCCTGCCTTGACAGCTTACGATAAAACTGAAGCAGAGGTTAAGAGAATTCTTCAACCTCTAGCTGAGTCTCTGGCTACTCTTGGTTTCAAGTTTGAACCAACATTTACTCACTTTTCGAGCTACTACGAACACTACGATCACTATTGGGGGCCTCTTCCTGCTGGAAATATTCAGATTGGAACTCAGATATTCGGTGGCCGTTTACTGCCGCGCGACAAGGTTAATGACTTCGCACCTACAGCACGAAAGCTAGCAGAGTTGGGTGTTATCTACATCGGTGTAGGACTCAACGTATCAAAGTTTGGCGGTGACAGCGGCAACGCAGTTCTACCACAATGGCGACATTCCGTGGCTCAGGTATCTCTGACTCTTCCTTGGGATAACGAAGCTCCCTGGGAGGAGATGTTGGCTGCTCAGAAAAAGATGACTGAGGTGATCCAGCCAGTTATTGAGTCCGCGACACCAGGTGCTGGAGCTTATATCAACGAAGCCGATTTCCAACAACACAACTGGCAGGAGACTTTCTATGGCGTCAATTACGACAAACTTCTCAAGATCAAAAGGAAGTATGATCCCGAGCATTTATTCTATGCTACAGTGGCGGTTGGTAGCGAGGAATGGAGCGTTGCTGAGAATGGGCGTATGTGTAGAGCAGAGACTTAG